CGCGCGCACGATGTTGATTGCAGCCGCCGCCAACGAGTGGAAGGTGCCGGCATCGGAGTGCAGCGCATCAAACAGCGTGATTAAACACAACCCGTCTGGGCGAACCACGACCTTCGGCAAGGTCGCCGAAGCCGCTGCAAAGATCGAGCAGCCCAAGGATGTGCCGCTCAAGGATCCGAAGGACTGGAAGATCGCCGGCAAACCGCTTAAGCGTCTCGACACCGCGCCCAAGCTCACCGGAGCGCAGATTTACGGTCTCGATCTGAAGCTGCCCGGCATGCTGTGCGCCGCAATCAAGGACTGCCCGGTCTTCGGCGGCAAGCTCACGAGCTTTGACGCCGCCAAGGTGCAGGGGATGCCCGGCGTCAAGCATGTGGTGAGGGTTGGCGACAGCGCTGTCGCGGTCGTTGCCGAGCGCTGGTGGCAGGCGAAAACCGCGCTCGACGCGCTGCCAGCGACCTGGGACGAGGGCGAGAACGCCAAGGTCTCGAGCGCCAGCATCGCGGAGTTCCTCAAGACTGGGCTCGACGCCGATAAGGCCTTCGTCGGCAATGAGCACGGCGACGTGAAACAAGCCATTGCCGGCGCGGCGAAGAAGGTCGAGGCGGTCTACGCCTATCCTTACCAGAACCACGCCACCATGGAGCCGATGAACACCACCGTGCTTTATACGGCGGATCGCTGTGAAGCGTGGGTGCCCACGCAGGTCGCCGAGGCGGCACTGGCCGCGCTGTCCGAGGCTTCCGGCCTGCCGATTCCCAAATGCGACGTCCACAAGATTCCGCTCGGCGGCGGCTTCGGCCGGCGCACCGCCCACGACTTCGTGCATCAGGCAGTCGCGATCGCAAAGCAGATACCCGGCACACCGGTGAAGCTGATCTGGTCGCGCGAGGAGGACATGACGCACGGGCGCTACCATCCAGTCACTCAGGCGAAGATGGTCGGTGCGTTCGATGCCAACGACAACCTCACCGCGCTGCACATGCGGATTTCCGGCCAGTCAATCCTTGCCTTCGTCAATCCGCAGGGCCTGCAGAACGGCAAGGATCCGTTCGTGTTCCAGGGTCTCAACGCCGGTGGGACAGAAGGCGTGTTCGGTTACACGATCCCGAACCTGTTGATTGACCATGCCATGCGAAACCCGCATGTCCCGCCGCACTTCTGGCGCGGCGTAAACAACAATCATAATGCCATCTACCTCGAATGCTTCATGGATGAGCTTGCCCACGCAGTCGGCCAGGATCCGCTCGAGTTCCGCCGCAAGCTGCTGGCGGATCACCCCAAGCATTTGGCGGTCCTCAATGCGGTCGCCGAGCGCGCGGGCTGGGGCAAACCAGCGCCCCAGGGTGTCTATCGCGGCCTCTGCCAACACATGGGTTACGGCAGCTATGTGGCGGCGTGTGCAGAAGTCTCGGTGAGTGACAAAGGAGCGGTCAAAATCCACCGCATCGTTGCCGCGACCGATCCGGGCCACGCGGTTAATCCCGCGCAGATCGAGCGGCAGATCGCCGGCTCGTTCGTTTACGGGCTGTCCGCCTTGTTCTACCAGGAGTGCACGGTCAAGAACGGCCGCATCGAGCAGACCAATTTCGACAGCTACGAGTCGATGCGCATCGGCGAGATGCCGAAGGTCGAGTGCATTATCATGCCGTCCGGCGGATTCTGGGGCGGCGTCGGCGAGCCGACGATTTTCGTGGCCGCGCCGGCGGTGCTCAATGCGATCTTCGCAGCGACCGGCAAACGCATTCGGTCGTTCCCGCTGAAGAACCATAACATGACGTTAGCGTGAACGAAGCGCCGGCGGCCAAAGCGAAGAGCCCCGCAGCGTTCGGAAGCTTACGGCGCCCCGCTTTGGCGGGGCCTTCTTTTGCGTGCTGAGCAGACTGGGGGCAGCTCAGTTGAGGCGCGATAAAGCGGCGCGCTCGCCGAAACCTTCGTCGGCCTGTTCTCGCATCGGGGCATTGAGCCTGTGATACCGTGAGACGTGAGATACGCGAGACGGTCTCACGCCGCGCCGCGGCAAGTGATGACTATTACTTATGAAAAGCTGCTCGAGATATATTTTCAGAATCCACAATTCGGCTATTACTGTCTTGTGCTGACCAGCCAGCGCTTGCTCGAGAACATATCGCGGCTGGAAGGACTTATCGCACAAGAAAAGACCGCGCGGCAGACTCTAGCCACGGATGACATAGCTTAACCCTTGGCTCTTGATGTCTCGCACTTTTGGTAACAGGACATCCCGACGCAGCGCAGGTCTCGCGATGCCGTCCGGTTTGGGTCAATTGCGTCCTTCCGATCGATCGAATTGGGCCTAACTACGTCTCCAACCGTCTGAAAGCCGACGTAGGTTCAGGAACGTTACCGGTTTGAGAATGGCCAGCCTCATTAACTGAGGAGGTCATCATGACCGACGCCCCAAGCACCAGTGACAACATCTCGAAGCACGTCCCATGGAACAAAGGAAAGATCGTCGGAGCGAAGCCGCCACTCCGCCCGAAGCACGTCTGGTCCGTCCGGACGAAGCTCCAGGTCGAAGGACGCACCCGTGATCTGGCATTGTTCAACGTTGCCATTGATAGCAAACTTCGTGGCTGTGACGTAGTAGCCCTCAGAGTCGACGACATCGCGCCGAGCGGCTATGCGGCCGATCGCGCAAGCGTCCGCCAGAAGAAAACTGGACGGCCCGTCAAATTTGAACTCACTGAGTCCACTCGCCAAGCCATCGATGACTATCTGAGGGCGACCGGCACGAAGCCGGGCGAACATCTGTTCACCGGCCGGAGGGGACCCGATCGCAGCCTAACCACTCGGCAGTACGCGCGGCTGTTGTCCGGCTGGCTTGCCGACATAAGGCTGGACCCACACCTATTCGGAACGCATTCACTGCGTCGAACAAAGGCCACCCTTATCTACAGACGCACAGGCAACTTGCGGGCCGTGCAACTACTCTTGGGGCACACCAAAATCGAGAGCACCGTTCGATATCTTGGGATTGAGGTCGACGACGCGCTCGCCATAGCAGAACAGGTTGACGTCTGAATTCGGTGGGCAGAGCAGACATGCTCTGCCCGTCCATTTTGGGCGGCTTCGGGCCAGATTCGGTCCTCATAATGCGCAGGCGCAGACGGCCGGTCTTCCTCCGGGATCGGAAAGACACGGCGTGCGGAGCAGTTGCCCGGCCCATGCGTTATTTCGACCTTGGCGGCTAAGGTAGTGGGCCCTCCGGGGGCGAGGCCGCTAGGCGCGCTTGCTATGCTTCGCCGTCTCGCACTGTTTGTTGCAGCCGGCATCGAGCCGCTCGCAGCGATTTTCCTTTATGCGGCTCGCCATGGCGTCAACCGCGGAATCCAGCGCGGCACATTAGTCCGAAAGCTCTCGTACTCCGTGCCGAATGTTTGCTTGAGCGTCGGTTCTTCGTACATCACCACAAAGACATGAAAAAAAAGCCAGAGTAGAGCGCCGTACCAGAGGAGACGCCAGTCACCAAACAAAAGGGCCTGACCAAAAATGACTGCGACGACTGCGATGTAGATCGGATTTCGCACGTAGCGATAAAGGCCAGTCACTACGAGCTTTTGTGTCGGCGCGACCGGGGCGGGCGTCCCCAGCCCCTCCAGCGCAAAACGAGCAAATGAATCCACAAGTCCGGGCACTCCGACGATAATCAATATACCGCCGAGGATGCGGGTTAGATCGACGCCGAAAAAAGCTGGCCGAAATTCCCACTGCGTGACCCACCAGGGGACGAAGCCTGCCAGCACCAACGGCGCAATGACGAAGAACAGAGCGGAGCCCAAGACGGCAATTGCTTTCGACATTGCGTGCTCCCGCGACCCGACAAGAATAGCTTAGCAAATCACTTTCTGCTACGAGCATTGAACGCGGCTCCACAATTAGTTGTCCCGGCCGTCGAGTTCTCTTCACCTCGCTTCTGATCTTCAGGCTGAGTTCCGGTATGGGTCATTCGCGTCGGTTTGGCCACGTGCCGACGACTTCCGTTGGACCCCTATAAACAGACATCGCTACCGTGGGTCGGCATGTCTCGAATGTGCCACAAGCGGATGATCGATCAGCTTTCCGGTTTTGGCCGCCTGACCAATTTGATGCCGCCGGGATTTTCGACCGACGCGAGTCATTTTATCCTGTTGAACTCTTCGCGAAACTGGTTTCCTGCTTCTGTCCATCGTCCGAAGCGAGTATTGATGTTTTCCATCAAACCAAAAGTCGCAAGGGCTTCTATTGCATGTTCGCCAGCGGACATGGCGCGGCTGTCCACCTCGTCGCCGTACTCATCCAAATACTGGTCGACCATCTTGACGAGTGCGATCAACAGCTTCCGTTCACGTTCGGTCAAAACCCCAGCTTTGCTCATCGCGTATTTGCCTCGCCAATTCTCGCGGGAAAAAGATTTGGATGGCCATTTTACACGCCATCGAGGATGCCAGCTATGGGTCATTTTCAGACTTGGGCGCGCGAAGTCCCGAGGTCCGCTTTACCCTCAAGAACAGACGTCGCCGGCTGGGCCTGTCAGGTCCGAAAAGGGCCATAAACTGCCATTGAAGATGAAGGCACGATTTTTTACTCGATCCTGACCTGCTTTCTTCCCGATGTCCCAAAGTCTATCTTGGTTGAAAAGACACGAGAGGCAGCGAAATGCTACCGGAACCAATTACTTACTGTTTCTACCGTTATCGCGGGCTCTGTCTTCACACCTCGATTGTCACGACTTTCACAATCATGATGGCCGCCGCTCCACTACAGGCTTCCGTAGCACCAAAAGCGTCAGCGTGCGGATACCTCGCTGGTCTAATTGATAAGGCACCGCCATCAGGACCGTTGTTCCTACCCAGCTATCCGACCGTCGAATCGGGGCCTCTCCATGGTGCCGCCTATCTCTATGACAATGCGGTAGCCGCCATCGCATTGGTCGGTTGCGGTGAGCAGGACAAAGCGTATCGGATTGGCTCCGCGATTCTCTGGGCCATCGATAACGACCGCACCTGGCATGATGGACGGCTCCGGAACGCTTACGCCGCGGCTGTGGTGGCGAATGGCCCCGTCAAACTTCCGGGGTGGTGGGACAATACTCAGAACAAATGGTTGGAGGATCGATATCAGGTGGGCAGCGATAATGGTAACATGGCATGGGCGATGTTGGCGTTGCTGTCGATTGATGATGTGAACACCGGCTCTCGGTTCCGCGATGGTGCAGCACGGCTTGGCGTCTGGGTCGCGCAATGGGCCGATACGCGCGGTACTGGCGGTTTCACGGGCGGTACGTTTGGGCACGAACCGACGCCGGAAGTGCGGACGTGGAAATCGACTGAACATAATACTGACCTCGCCGCCGCGTTTGGCCTTCTTGCGATCCGTACAGGCGATTCGCACTGGCGTGATAAGGCAACGGCTGCTGAGCACTTCGTAGATACGATGTGGGCTCCGGCATGCGCCTGTTTCGCCGCAGGGACAGCTGAAGACGGCGTCACGCACAATCCGACTTTGGCTCTGGATGCTCAGATCTGGCCTTTAACAGCGCTTCACGGAGCGGCCGGGAAATTTGCAGCGGCAATGACGACCGCCGAACAGCGAATGAGTGTCGGCGGGGGCTTTTCTTACGGTGAAGACCGGGACGGTGTGTGGACCGAAGGGACGGGCCAAATGGCTCTCTTGATGAAATTGCTCGGCAGGACTGAGAGGGCAGAGTCGTTGATCGCTGTAATCGAATCCCAGAGGTCGCCCGATGGTGGGTTCTATGCCACGACTGTCCGCGAGTTACCGACTGGGTTCGTGTTGGACACCGACCCGACCAAGCCGCGACTCTATTTCCGATTGTCACATCTTGGCGCAGCTTCGTGGGCTGCCCTCGCGGAACGTGGGTTCAATCCCTTTACGATGACAAAAGGACTTCCGTAGTTGAGCCGCAGGGCTTCTCGTCTCGGCCTTTTCGGTCTTTTTTGATTTCGATATGTCCGCAAAGGGTCATTTTCGGAAATCGCGGTCGGTCTGCGCTACTCCCGCTTCTGCCCTGAGAACGGACATTCCTCAGCGCGCTCGGCATGTCCGAAAAGTGCCAACAGCGGAAGTCAAAAACCCTTCAAAGATATCTATTCCTCGCTGCATGCAACCCTCGATGACGCCCGAAGATCAACCGGTGAAGCTGTCACCGAACATTGGCAGACCGCTCTTCGACTCCGCGCGAGCCGCCTCATCCTGGAGAACGTCCCAGTGTTCGGCCAACACCCCGTCGGCAATGCGCACGATTTCGGCGGCAATCCAGTTTCTCGGGAGTCCAATGCCAGAGAATCGCCCGTGGACGATGACAAAGTCGCCTTCGGCCAAGATCAGGCCCGGCTCATATTTGAGGGACGCGGGAGAGGCCTTGATGAGGTTGAAGAGACCTTCGCGGCCCGGTTCGATGTGCGCGCTGTGCTGCGTGTATTTGTCGGACCAGAAGCGGGATGCTGCGTCGTAGTCACGTTTGTTGAACAGCGTGTCGAATGCTTCGAGCACGAGTGCCTTGTTTTGCTCCGGTGTGGTCCTGATCATGTGTTGTCCTTCGCTTTTCGACGGAATAGCAATCTGGATCGATCCGGCGCGGGTCATCGCGACCAAAGCGACCGTGATCACGCTGAACAGAGCGATCACGCCCGCGCCCAAGCTGACGGCGAAACCGAGCCCGTGCGCGGTCGCCACCGCGCCGAGAAGGAGCGAGACGGCACCCAGCGACACATAAGCCAGCAAATAGACTGCCGAGAGCACGCCGCCGCGGTGCTCGGCCGGCGCCGCGCTGTTGATCGCCTCCAGGCCGCTGAAAAACAGCAGGCTATATCCGGCGCCGGAGATCGCCGTGGCGGCGAGGAAGACTGGCAAATGATGGTGGGCGACTGCCGCTGCCAGCAGCACCATGCCTAGAGCAGATGCGGCGGCGCCACCGGTCATCGCGGCCCGAGGTTGCAGCCTCCTCGCGCCAATTCCGACCACGGCCGAGGCGATCGCGAATAGGGAAAGAGCGGCGCCGTTCACGAGCGCGTTGGGCGATCCAACGAGATCGCGGGCAACCTGACTTCCGAGCGACAGGATCAGTACGCCATGCGTGTACGCGGAGGTTACCGCCGCCGCCGCGACCGCGAAAACGTTGCGCAAATGGTTCGGTATGAAGGGGGTTTTGGGACGCCAGCGGCCATGGGCTTCGCTGCCGGTACGGCGCGGCAGGAACCATGCCGCGACAAACAGCGCGGCCAGGACCGCGGACAGCACCCAAAAGTTCAGCCGCGTGGGCAGTGGAGCATATTGAATGAGGGCACCGCCGAGCAGCAGGGCCGCGGCAAAACCGACGGCTTGGGCGATGGTTGTGATCGTGGCGGCGCGCTTCGCCGCCCCTTGGCCGCTGAACTCCACCATTGCGGCGGTCGAGGGGCCTGCCGTGAGGCCGACGCCGATGCCCATGAAGGCGCGCCCCGCAAACAGCCAGAGCACATCGGGCGCCAGCGCCAAGAGCAGAGTGCCAAAGAGCGAAGCGCCGACACCCCACAGGATTGCGGCGCGACGGCCGACATAATCGGACACATCGCCGAAGCCGACCAGAACGACGGCTACGACAATAGGATAGATGGCGAAGACCCCGGTCGTAACCGTGTGGGTGAGATGCCACTCCTCGGCAAATAGCGGATAGGTCATCGCCGGCGCAGCGCTGGTCCACAAGGTGTGCGCGACCACGCCGGCCGCAACCCAGAAGCTTGCGCGTTGCCCAAGCTCGTACGGTGCGGAGTTCCGCTGGGTACAGCAGCCGGGCCGGTGAGGCCCGCAAGCGGCTGGAGACAGAAGGGGACCCTTGATCATCGCTTTACTCCCGGCGCTCCCGGTGTGCCAACTTCAGAGCTTCGAGCCGCCATCGACGCGGATGGTATCGCCGCTGATCCATCGGGCATCATCGGATGCCAGGAAGGCGATAACGCCGCCGATGTCGTCGGGCTGCGCGAGGCGCTTCAGCGCCTGAATGCCCAGCGCGAAGTCGCGGCCCGCGCCTGTCCTGGTGAAGTTCAACATGTCCGTCTCGACCATACCGGGCGCGACGGCATTGACGCGGATACCACGTGCGCCAAGCATCGAGGCGAAATGCTTCACCAGAGTGTCGACGGCACCCTTGGTTGCCGCATACGCGGGTTCCGTTCCAACAACGGCGCGCGCCGCGAGCGATGAGAGGAAAACGATGCTGCTTCCCTTGCACATGATCGGAAGCAGCTGCTGCACAAGAAAGAACGGTGCGCGGACGTTGACTGCGAACAGCCTGTCGAAATCCTCGACCGTCGTTTCCTCGATGGTCGCCGCTTTCAAGACCCCTGCATTGGTGACAAGGATGTCCAGGCGATCTCCGACAATGCTGCGGGCCTGCCTGGCAAGCTTGCCGGCGCCGTCCGCGGCGGCAAGATCCGCCGCAATGGCATCTGCTCGGCCACCGGCTTTGCGTATCTCTGCGACAACACCGTCCGCTTCCTTCGCGCCACGGCCGTAATGCACGAGAACCTGGGCGCCGGCGGCGGCGAGCGCCAGTGCACTAGCGCGGCCGATGCCGCGCGAAGCGCCGGTAACGAGAGCGGTTTTGCCGGCCAGACTAGC
This portion of the Bradyrhizobium sp. AZCC 2262 genome encodes:
- a CDS encoding SDR family oxidoreductase produces the protein MASLAGKTALVTGASRGIGRASALALAAAGAQVLVHYGRGAKEADGVVAEIRKAGGRADAIAADLAAADGAGKLARQARSIVGDRLDILVTNAGVLKAATIEETTVEDFDRLFAVNVRAPFFLVQQLLPIMCKGSSIVFLSSLAARAVVGTEPAYAATKGAVDTLVKHFASMLGARGIRVNAVAPGMVETDMLNFTRTGAGRDFALGIQALKRLAQPDDIGGVIAFLASDDARWISGDTIRVDGGSKL
- a CDS encoding methyltransferase family protein — encoded protein: MSKAIAVLGSALFFVIAPLVLAGFVPWWVTQWEFRPAFFGVDLTRILGGILIIVGVPGLVDSFARFALEGLGTPAPVAPTQKLVVTGLYRYVRNPIYIAVVAVIFGQALLFGDWRLLWYGALLWLFFHVFVVMYEEPTLKQTFGTEYESFRTNVPRWIPRLTPWRAA
- a CDS encoding tyrosine-type recombinase/integrase yields the protein MTDAPSTSDNISKHVPWNKGKIVGAKPPLRPKHVWSVRTKLQVEGRTRDLALFNVAIDSKLRGCDVVALRVDDIAPSGYAADRASVRQKKTGRPVKFELTESTRQAIDDYLRATGTKPGEHLFTGRRGPDRSLTTRQYARLLSGWLADIRLDPHLFGTHSLRRTKATLIYRRTGNLRAVQLLLGHTKIESTVRYLGIEVDDALAIAEQVDV
- a CDS encoding xanthine dehydrogenase family protein molybdopterin-binding subunit codes for the protein MNYVPQISRRAFVVSAAAFGGGLALGVDLPFGANVVRAADGSPEVTAWVVIKPDDGVIIRVARSEMGQGSMTGLAQLVAEELECDWSKVSTEFPTPGENLARNRVWGSQFTAGSRAIRESNEYVRKAGATARTMLIAAAANEWKVPASECSASNSVIKHNPSGRTTTFGKVAEAAAKIEQPKDVPLKDPKDWKIAGKPLKRLDTAPKLTGAQIYGLDLKLPGMLCAAIKDCPVFGGKLTSFDAAKVQGMPGVKHVVRVGDSAVAVVAERWWQAKTALDALPATWDEGENAKVSSASIAEFLKTGLDADKAFVGNEHGDVKQAIAGAAKKVEAVYAYPYQNHATMEPMNTTVLYTADRCEAWVPTQVAEAALAALSEASGLPIPKCDVHKIPLGGGFGRRTAHDFVHQAVAIAKQIPGTPVKLIWSREEDMTHGRYHPVTQAKMVGAFDANDNLTALHMRISGQSILAFVNPQGLQNGKDPFVFQGLNAGGTEGVFGYTIPNLLIDHAMRNPHVPPHFWRGVNNNHNAIYLECFMDELAHAVGQDPLEFRRKLLADHPKHLAVLNAVAERAGWGKPAPQGVYRGLCQHMGYGSYVAACAEVSVSDKGAVKIHRIVAATDPGHAVNPAQIERQIAGSFVYGLSALFYQECTVKNGRIEQTNFDSYESMRIGEMPKVECIIMPSGGFWGGVGEPTIFVAAPAVLNAIFAATGKRIRSFPLKNHNMTLA
- a CDS encoding MFS transporter; amino-acid sequence: MVAHTLWTSAAPAMTYPLFAEEWHLTHTVTTGVFAIYPIVVAVVLVGFGDVSDYVGRRAAILWGVGASLFGTLLLALAPDVLWLFAGRAFMGIGVGLTAGPSTAAMVEFSGQGAAKRAATITTIAQAVGFAAALLLGGALIQYAPLPTRLNFWVLSAVLAALFVAAWFLPRRTGSEAHGRWRPKTPFIPNHLRNVFAVAAAAVTSAYTHGVLILSLGSQVARDLVGSPNALVNGAALSLFAIASAVVGIGARRLQPRAAMTGGAAASALGMVLLAAAVAHHHLPVFLAATAISGAGYSLLFFSGLEAINSAAPAEHRGGVLSAVYLLAYVSLGAVSLLLGAVATAHGLGFAVSLGAGVIALFSVITVALVAMTRAGSIQIAIPSKSEGQHMIRTTPEQNKALVLEAFDTLFNKRDYDAASRFWSDKYTQHSAHIEPGREGLFNLIKASPASLKYEPGLILAEGDFVIVHGRFSGIGLPRNWIAAEIVRIADGVLAEHWDVLQDEAARAESKSGLPMFGDSFTG